TGGTCACTGAGATAAATGAAAATAGGTCTTTTCTTTGCAAATTGTCATGAAATAAAAaccactaaaataaaaataccaaTAACCTTCATATGGAGCTAGACTGATAccccttaaaataaaaatgcattagaTTACAAGATATTTTCTTATAGGATTTAGCTGAGATCTATGTTTGATATACCATTGCATAtggtattaaaaaaatgttttctgtacCTCTGCAACGCCCTTCCAGGGTGTGATCTGTATCGACTGGACTGCTCAGTGTCTGGACCCAGTCTGCAGTGTCGTCCTCATTCTGGATCATTCCACAGATGTTGATCAGCTCAAAGGAGCATTGGTCCAGAAGAGTGTGAGTGTTGGCTGTGACAGAGGAGTTATCAACAGTGACCCGACAAAGTTTAAAAGCTTGagtgtgtccgaaatcactgaAAAGCCCAATCTGAGTGTATGTGAGTCCCATCATCACACTGGGCTCCAACCTAATATAAATCATGCTTGTAGCTACGCCCCCAAAACTCAGATTtgaggtgagcacagagaaacagagtAGATGTTAGAAGAGACACTCACCACAGTCGTACATGCGGTTCAGTCTGGTGATGTCGACCTCGCTGAAGTCGAACCGCTGGCCAATGACCTCATTAAAATACGGTATGGAGGTGGTGATTGTGGGGATGCTTTCATTCTTGTTGAAGGACAGTGGTCTGTAGTGCATGATGGACTCATAATCGTACGCCGTGTTCAGATCAGTGATGAAGTTGTCCTCATACTTATTGAAATTGTGCTCCTTCCCTGTGAGGATAGATTAACATTGTCACTGATATGTGGATTTTCAAGTGAGAGTATATCTTTCAAACAGTACTACCACACAACCTTTGCTTTTACATGTAAATTTTGTATTgtcagttaattaattaattaatatctTTTTGGATGCATGATTAAAAGACACAGTCTGATACATTGCAAATAAAACCAAGGCTTTAACTAGCATGAGTGACATAGAGGTCTAAAGGTGATGAAGAAGTATTTACACTCTACATTTTCATGTTAGACGTTTTAAGATCTACCCCAGTGCGTGAACTCGTGAACATGGTGAATTTGCTATTCTCATTCTTCTATTCCTTCAGCGATCAGGTTGCTAAATACTGACTGTAGTCATTTTAAATAGGTGTCTTCAAAATTAAAATCTTAAACCACGGCCttattttttaatctacttATTTTTAACTAAAATGGTCGTTTGTATTGTGTTTctactttctttttaaaaggctGGTGTGGTCATTCATCGAAGTATGTGCAATgcataatattttcatttatttatttatgctacGAATGTCTTACTTGCCTGTTTTACTTGCCTGACCCTTATGTGAGTCAGTATGCGTTGTCCTTATCTGTTGTCTCTGGCACAGcccaatgtgtgtttttgttgtgtgtttttctgttttgtgtaaGGTCTGGTAGATTGTGGAAGTGAATTGCCCTCTGTGATAAATAAAGTGATCTGATTCTGAATACCTGATAACTTTTTCATCAGTGTTCACCAGCTAAGTTTTAACATCAGCATGTGAGCGCCACTGTGCCTAAATACAACTAAACTGAGATTTGAAGAAACTTGACCGTTTgactaaataaacacacaaataaatctcatttatttatgatgACTGAATCTGCTGATGATATCAACTGTGGATGCACTGTATAGATAAGGGTGAAAGCGCCACAACAGCAAATTGAGTGAACCTTGTAGTGAGATAATCTTTGTCAAATTGTTTCCAAAGTAAAGAATGAACTTTAAGTCTCAATCATAAGACATCATGTTCCTTAATCCTTAAAATACTCAGAAAACAAGGTAAAGGACTGAACACCTACCATGAAATTGTCAACTTTATTTAAGagttcaatcaataaataaaaaaataaatctgtaaTTATTTCAAATACTCATAAAGGTTACAGGGTTTGGTTGTCAGCTGTCAAAATTCAGGGAATTTAGACTCATGTTGACGTCAGTGTTTCTAAAATTTCAGCTACAGctctgaataaaaacataattgacaTAATTGTGACCCACCTGCTTCAATCTGGTCCCACCAGATCTTGACATAGTCATCTCTATCAGAACGAGACTGTTCGTGGTAAAAGCCCAGAGCGTGCAGGAGCTCATGCTCCACAACGGCTTTGGTGTCACACCCGGCTCCGATGGACAAATTCTGGCCTACTCTATCATCTCCAACATATGACCAGCATCTAGATTAATTCAATGGAAAAATCAAAACACATCAGCATTTCCTAATCCTTGGTTTATAATGTCTCAAGTTAAAGGATATAACAGCATGACCCATAAAGTTGCGCAACAGTTAAGATGATTTCTGAGACTACAACTCACCCAGAAAACTTAGCGAAGGAGATGTAGCTGGCCTCTCCCTCATAGGGCTTGAAGTCCACACAGGATCTCAGACGGTACTCCTCAAAAGCCTGGAGGATCACACCTTTTGCATTCAGATCTAAAATAAtagaaattcattttaaaatcagcgCATGTTTTACATACTCATCAAATGTATTCATTGCTAGAAAGTACTTCCATTGTGCACGGCGTACCTAATGAATCTGTTAGGATGTATGCTATAGGAAACTTCCATCTTCTTGTTTCATTGAGGATTGCATTTCTGCTGGGCTACAAGACACATTGAAAGCATTGAGAGTGtgcttttatgtcttttaaaatacacaaacactacacaGATTCTTAGTATACTTACATTACCGGCGATGTCTCCCTCAAACAGGTAGTCTAaatctaaaatgttaaaatttcaTGTTTagtatatatatgaatataacaGTCAACAAAGCTTATGATCACAGTACACAAGACTTGGCTTAACAAATGTACCTTTATTGATCTCAAGTATGTCCTCTCTCAGTTCCCCTTCATCCGCATCATCACCTGGAAGATATATTTATGGTTAAAGCCACAAAAAAGCAACATAATGAATTTAAGAGCTTGTATTATATGTGCATGTGATCAATAAAGTTAACAGGAACCAACCGGTACGTGTCGGCACAGCTTGCACCTATTAGCACACAAATAGAGAGTTCAGTTCACACACCCTCCACTGCAACATTATTTCAATTCACTTTAAAATACCTTAAAAAACACTCTTTACCTTCAAAATCAGTAAAACTCCAATCAGTGCAGCAATCTTCATCAAACCGTCTCTGGAGCCCATCGTGTTATCCAGACTGAAATGTGTTATTGATGTCAGTGTAAGCATGCCCATAAAGGCAGCAGCTGAAGGGGAACTTTGATCGCTGttataatgtttaatgtgtaaCAAGCATTTCACACGTGTCTTCACTGTTACTCTTAAGGCATTTGGTCAGGTGTACAGGCCAGTCATAAACTGTTGACCCTGGAGGATTTAACAACAGCTGATCTCAAATCTAATAAAACAGGCAattatatattgattataaGTTTGACTTCTGATCTCCCTGTTGCTGAggataccttttttttttttttactaagtCATGTAAGGTACCTCTTCACAATGCAATCTAGCAGGCAGGACAACAAGACAAGGATCTGCTGATTAGTGTCGAAACTGTATCCTCTTTCTGTTAAATATATGTATTaggacatacatacaaaaacaaaaatactctAACAATAATGTGTAATTACcactttaaaatctttaaaatgatatGCACGCCGTTTTCTTAATTTAAAACCCCAAAAGTTCAAAAGTAGAACTACCGGACTACTTCACTGTTATGTCCATTCTCAACGTTTCTCAACCTGAAGGATTCAAGTTTCTACATTACATTTGCACAAGTTGTGGAGATGGCATAAGTCCCACCCTTAAAAATCATATTGTCAACTAGCACAGAGAAAccttctgcacagtgaagctgagACAACCATAGGGACTCATTTTCAGTGGAGGTTGGACTTTAAGTGCTAGTTAAGCATAAACAACCAGCCTGTAAAAGGTAATCCAATCCTCCTGTAATTATGTTAGATTTATTGATACTGGCTTGAGTGGCTTCCAAGTGTGCTCTACACTGCTTAGCAAGAGATTTGAGCTGTAAACATAGAGCAGACCACAGGACGGGACAATTAATACGCTGCTGATAGACACCTTTAATACCTGATAAGGATCCAAATTATGTTGTCCTTATCTTATAATTACTGCGCTGTGAAAGCATTATATCAAATGCCAACGCAGCTGATTTAGTTAGTGATTTACCATTACACTTCCCTAAAGTTGAGGGACTCACAAGACACAGATTTTAAAGGCAATCGTCAAAATAGAAGCAGCAGAGGCTAAAATACCCTGACTTTAAGTCCTTAGTGTgggtcaatcaatcaatcaatcaatcaatcaatcaaactttatttatatagcaccttatATACAggctagtgtagttcaaagtccttcacagttgattgacaagctgataataagacagaacaagtgaaaACCTCTTGCATGATTCTTGTATGATTGACAGCTAAGTcaagatttttatattttactacTCTGAATTGATTTTTAgattcttcatttttatttgtgttgatgCAGAACTGTGCTGCACATTTATCTTCAAAGATGGTGAATCTACACTTTGGATTTAATAAGTTAATAATTTGCTTTACACAACAAAGCATTTAATTAACACACACTTCTGAAGAAACAgggtggaggtttctggcacgACTTCACCTATACTTacaaggtgcatggagaaggaaagaaacagtCTGAAGAAAgtatgtaagtaagtaagtttAGATTTTAGGCTGTAATTTTCTGGTTCATGGACCAAATACAGTGTCACCCATgttatttccttccttgcctGTCTGGGACAATGATTGGCGTGAAGTCACATGACCCTGTACCCAACTCATCTTGGTAGATTACCCATTAGCTGATGCATATCTGGATGCACATTATTGGTTATTTTttgcatgtatatatatttacactctttttaaccttaaccctaaatACCCAATATAAATTCCgcttatgtgttatgtgttttatgatgactcTGATAAAGGCCACAACCCGAAACACGTTGGTCTGTTAATAAAGTTCTCCTTTACTACAAGTTTACTTTAAGTCCACTTTACAAAACTTCTCACCAACTCTAATTGGGATAAGGGCGCTGCTGCAGAGTGTTTTCCcaattttacaataaaaaaaacatttagactttcatttcattattctCATGAAGGTAAAAGCTCACATACTTTTCAAGGCTTTTCTCTGCTTTATTTTGTTGGGTCAAACCATAATCTTCATCAAGACCGGTTATCATAATTGCCAATTATGTTTCATATACTGCAATGATCacattttcatcacaaaacaaaagacacataCCACAGGCTTATGCTTGAGCTTTAATTAAGAAATTTCAATGAAAAACAAGCGGAAAATTTGCTTCAAAACCTTGTCATGTATACATTTTGACTTTTACATATAGATTATATGACGTAGGTAACTTtacatgtattgttttttttttatattgcaaGCATTAATTCTGATATTGTGTCAGAGCATTAATCTTCCACCCTATCTTCATTTTCACAGGTTGTTCATCCAAGCTGCATATGTTGCGtctgataaaagaaaaaacacaaagtaattTCACATGATCATGATCACACACAAACTTATCTTCAAAGGTCAATCTGAATAAAATTATAAAGTCTTACCTCCAGTTCAACATGATATAAAAGCCGGTGTGTCCTTAAGCATGTGGCACAATGGGAACCTCCGTTTTGATCAGTGACGATATGTCTGTGGACCAAGAAATTATTTCTTATTACTGGGTAGATGTATTAGGATTATTTGGCCTTCACACACAATCTTTGAACACAGATCACTAACCCTCAAAATCGACAAAAATGATGAGGTCATCATTCTTGAGGTAATTACGACGATTGAGGTCAAAATGCTTCACAAAGTTCCTCCAGCCCCATGTTGGCCCTTTGTAGCAATTACAGCTAGCGTCCCACTGACCCACCTTGGCGGGATTGTCCCAATGGAACCGTCCATTGGTATCTAAAATGCACACAAAAAGACAGAACCACCATGTGAGGATATAGTAGACAAGAAACAAAAACCAATCAGGTACCTCCTAATGTTGAAATTCTGCATGTGAAATGTTGCGATGACTGGTTGGTTCAGtataaaatatctgaaaaagCTACTGGATAGATTGCCAAAAAAGTTCGTAGAGACATTCACGCTCACTAGAGGATGAAGGTTTGGTGGCCCTCTGACTTTTCCTTCAGCTCCATGATCTGGTCTAAATTTCAATGTGTCCAACACTTTGGGATATGATGACCAAATACCTGAATAACTACTTTCCCACCAGCCTCAGCtaatgctgtgtgtttgtaccATATATCGATGTCATAGATGGCATCTATCACTTAAACATGGTGTAGGCATGAAATATACTTTCTattgaaatacatttgaaaGTCGTGCTGAATATCAttgaatgagaaagtgagaaaatgtgtgtccatgtaAATTAATCTATAGATTAAAGTTTGTTAATATTTCACAAACTTCCATTAAACCCTGCTGCTCCCAAACATCTTTTCTGGTCTTAATCATTTTGGAGATAATGGATAAAAAGAACATACCCTTCATCTCATTAGTAGTGAGGCTGCGTGCGGTGGACATCCTCAGTTTAATGTCTGGGTCTTGGTCCATCACCACCATGGTGGCCTGTCGGTTTAACGCTGGCCACTGCATCACGGCATCATTGTCCCCACTGGCCAGGAAGAAGTACAGCCCAGTGTAGCGCCCTGTGTAGTCACTGTATTCTGTGATAGGTATGACACGGACGCCATAAGCATAGCCCTCTGGACTGTAGAAAATAGGGCTGTCGATACCAGCTCCTTGGGTAGTTGTTTCCATAATCTTGGAGAAGTTCTGGATCCTCCACACTGCATTGGGGCAGCGCGTCTCTGTCAGGCTGATGTCATCAATGTAGATGCCACCGGTGGATGCAGTGGGGTCACCGCGAACAGCTTGGAAGGAATAACGGAATTTCACCCCTACCTCCATGGGGACGTGGGCGATCTTCCATGTGTGGTCATCATCCCCTGGGAGCAAAACGGGGAAGACAAGCAGACAAACTTTAATATCAGCAGTGAGCTTTTGCTAATCCCTTTAGCCTTCATGATAATCATCTTAAAGGAACATTGTGGGAAACATAATTATTTCCTTTCCTGCAGAGAGTTAAATGACAAGATTGATACCACTGCCATGTCTGTacactaaatataaataaacattcagCAGTagattagcttagtttagcatgaagcagggggaaacagctagccagGCTCTGTtcaaagatggatagatacgtTGCAGGGGAATCACTTGCCAAGCCAAGAAATTGTTACAGTACAACAAACAAGATGCATGTTAATAAATACAATTCAGAAGTGTGGGTAGGCATATTATTAACTCTGAGCAGAGCCAAAAGCAAAAACTGTTCCCCCTGCTTCTAGtccttatgctaagctaaacgaATATCTGGCTGGATCAAGTATAGCATTTAGCATATAAACATATAAGTGACACTGACTTTCTCATCTTACTATCATGATGAAAGCAAATGcaagtttttttccccaaaaaatgTGGACTATTTACTTActatactactaatactaatatcACAGTTGCAAATTTCAACTTAACTGTTCCAACCTTTATCCACTGACAGTGTGTGAATTTTATGCTTTATGATGTCTGTAGTTTACTTGatttaaatatcattttcaaACATGCAAGCGATACAGCAGCaaaacaaatgttcaaataaacattTGCCTGGATGCAAAGGTGGGTGTTTAGGCATTAAGTAAATTTCCAGGTTGGAAATATGTGTCTGCCATAGAGACGTCAACTTGATAATTACCATAAAAGGTAtgcattttcttcattttacgAACATTGCCTGTGCCATCATCCATCTTGACCCAGATCACCAGCCTGTCCTTGGTGCTTCCAGTCATCTTGTAGAAGAACTGCAGACACTGAAGGTTCCTCTTGGGGTAGAGGGTTCGGGATTCCAGCAGAGCTGCCTGCTCAGCCGTCCCATTCCTGGTGTTGAAGTGCATGAAGTAACCAGCATCTAGAAAATCAGACAACATAAGACAATCAACTTCCtttttgctcctttccttcaagCTGCTTAAACTGAGAGTAAACAGTAATTGGCATTTCAAAAGAGACATTATTCCACTCTGACCTCTGCATCTTCCCAGGAGTGTGTGATCCTCTGAACCCACACTGCTCTCGGTATGAACCCAGTCGGCATCATCGGAGGAGGCCTGAATCATCCCACAGATGCTGGCATACTCAAAGGCACACTGGTCAAGCAGGGTGAGAGGACCAGCTGGGGGTAGAGAGAGGTAAGGAGTTGGAGAGCAGGAGGATATAATCATTAGACTTTTGTACCCACTTAGCCCTTCTTCACAAAGATCATTTTTATCAAACATTATTGCATCCCGTTCATtgttaaacatttcaaaagtcTACAGAGGAAATTCACTGTCACACGATTTAGTACGTACAGCAGTTGTACATGCGGTTGAGCCTGAAGGTGTCCATCTTGCTGAAGTCGAGGTACTGGCCAATTATGTTATAGAACTCCGGGATTTTGGTTCTGATGGTGGGCCTGCTTGGATCCTTATTGAAGGAGAATGGCCTGTAATGCATGACGGACTCATAGTCGTACGCTGTGTTTTGGTCTGTGATGAAGTCATCGTTGTATTTGTTGAAGTTATGCTCCATTCCTGTGGGAGATAACAGTTTTTTTAGTCCATTCTGCCACAAAATGGCAGGAACAGGTACTCCACATTATCATTTCTGGGTCCAAATGGTGTATTGAATGAgacaatattacatttcatagCGTTACTCAcaataaagaaagagataaaatgATGGACCATGACGTTCTCACACATACCTGGTGTAACCTCATCCAGCATGATGTCGACATAGTCATCCCTGTCTGTGCGGGACTGTTCGTGGTAAAAGCCCAAAGCGTGGAGTAGCTCGTGTTCAATCACTGCCTTGTGGTCACAGCCGTTCCCCAAAGACAGAATCTGACCGTCCTGCTGGTCACCGACGCTCGAGAAACACCTATGACAAACCCAGCAAAAACAGTCGATATAAACAAAGTATTTTTGTTACAGTATATGCTTCCTTCCTGGTAAATGTATCCCCAAACACAGGCTTCCTGTTATGAAttctttaaagtttttaaaCCCAAGGtaaaataaccctgatgacaaaAATAATTAGATTTCCTGGTATACAGCAAATACAAGAGTTAGACAGTTAGTTAATTAAAGATATAGCTTTAAGcaatgttttaaattatattaatacCAATAATTGATTAGATTTTTgctctgggggggggggcactaaTTACATTATGCCACTTGAGATAGTACTCAGAAAGCATTAAGTTCATGCACAATAATGAGCACTGCATCTTTTGTGGTGTTGTGAATGCAGCGCTACAACATCTCTATACTCCAGCAGCTTTGTCAATATAATGTACAAACACAGAGTCAtaccctcctctcttctcaaACTTGATGTAGgtcttctctccttcataaGGCTTGAAGTCGATGCAAGACTTCAGCCGATACATTTCAAAGGCCTGGTGGACGCAGCCCTTGGCATTCAGATCTGAGTAGGGAAAGAAAAAGTCATAACATCATAAAATGTTCCCCTCCAAAACTGTTGTAATCTGATAAGTGAATGCATCAGTTAAAAGTTGAAAATGTACATGAGATGTCTGTGCTGTAACTCTGGATTGGCCCcagtttgtatgtatgtatgtattattgTTCTATTTGAGGCACCGAACTAAGCATCTGGGTTTTTCCAAAAAAATATCCAAGTGTCTTTGTGGGTTCTCAAAAAGATCCTCATTATAGTTTTAACTGTTAGTAAACCACTTTCTACTTTTGAAGTCATTATTTTTCAGAAAATCGTATGCTTTACTCTGTCACTATAATGGTAATGGTACTAATACATGAGGGCCACAAACTGGGCCTAACTCTTGGGCCAGACttgtgtatttacagtaaatacacagtGTCCAGAGTATAATAAATATTGTACGTGTTCATTATATTTTCATAAGAAACTTACCCAAATCATCACCCAGAATGTAGGGGATTGGAAATTTCCATCTGTATGTTTTGTCAACCAGGGCATTTCGTCCTTTCTGTATCACAAAGGACGTATTTAAAACGTACTCAAATTGTGACCATAAAGATAATCAAGGATAATAAAGACACTGATATAAATCTAATACATGGTCTATCAGAAACCCCTCTTATCTGTAATTGTTACTCAACATCAAAAGGAAATTCACTGCAAAACAATCAAGGAACAAATAGCAATCATTAATCATCAAACTGGAGGATTAAGTAACAGCATTTGCCCTGCAAAATTTCCACTTACGGGAATTAAAATGTCCCCCTCAAACAGGTCGTCCTGGTCTAAACCTGCAGACAACAGCAAATTAAATGTCAGCAATAACtaaaattcaacatttatcgTATTATTTCAGCGAATACAGCATCAATCTATTTagttttatattctattaattTCTGAACaacactaaaatgttttttctcacCTCGGTTCAGGATGGGGTTCTCATCTTCACCATTTTTATACACCTCtgtaacacaaatacaaacatggcTTAAACACGGTTCGTTCACAACTCTAAGAACTTTGATttactttaaagaaaaatatgttttgacaTACCATGCACCTCACGGGTCACAGGTATCTGCATAAAATGAAACCAGTGTAAGTCATCACACAGTAATTACTATATCACACCATGCTTtttgttataaataataaatacttacAGCATGTGAAGTGGCCAGAGCCACCAAtccaaacaacaacagcaagCTCTGCATAATCATGttgaaagacacacagaagactctgctgctttgttttaaatgtgtacgtCGGACCTTTATACCTTTGATAGAGTTTATGTTGGCTGTAAAAAATAACAGCAGGACTTTGACTCAACAGTGTTACTGATTGGTGAACTGATTTATGAAGTTACATGTGCATTGGGGTATAGTGACATGCagggttttttaaaatgtattaaccACTTTCTTATCTGGCtattatttgattttgtaaTACCATCTGATAACTCTCCTAAATCTATTAAACTTTCTACTAGCTCATTAATAATTTGATGAAATGCAACTgttaaaattaataaatcatttaaaacaaaaagcgGGCTAGTGAAATGCTGGTCACACTAACTTAACACCAAAAGGCTGAAAGTTTGTTTCAGATATTTAAATTGTGTGTCAAATCctgaaaaagacatttgaaattGAAAAGACACAAGATCAAAGTGAGGTTGTTTCTAGGTCGACTTTGCAAATTCACAGCATGCACGCTTAGGTTTTCGTCAGGTGTCTCAATCTCTCCAACATTGCAGAAAAAATGCAGCTGATTTGAAAGTTATTGTTTAACTATAAAAGTCACTACTGGTGAACGTACACTGTATTTAAAGATATATGTAGTCTACGGTTCTCACCTGTCTTTTGTTGTGAGTCAAATAAAGGACAAGTAATGGAGTGTGTTTTTTCAGTAATCTCATTCAACCACAAGATGGCCACAAATTACACCATTTCTATGAACCTTTGTTATTCACTGAATAGCCACTGTGAGGATTTTAacacttaaaggttgaatatgacAGCAGCTGACCAACTTGACACATGGGAATGCACTGGGGCCAATGTTGCATTGCCAGGTGGTGCCATCAGACGCATCCCTGGTAGGCTTGGGGGCTTTCCACGAAGGCAAGGACTTCCCAACTATCACCCAACTATCTCTCCAGCTACTATGTGCTCTGAAACGTGTTCCAATCAAGGTTAACCGGAGTGGCCACACAGTTGTGGTATAGCCACAGGTTGCCAATCAGTGTGTGGCCACCACAGGTGATATGTTTTAAAGAGTTATCCACAACAGCTGCCCCAGTGGGCTCAGTCTCCATACATATGGAATATGCAGAATGAAGAGATAGTCTCTCCACTCAGAGAACCTAGTTTACCATGTAACCATCCATTATGTTTAAAGACCCGACGAAGCTGCTCCAGACCCAAGAATGCAGTCCATTAACTATCTGATTTTGTAACATGTAAGCAGAACTAAATTGATCTTTAAGTCCCCATTAATATGCACGAGGAAAAGTTATTGTATGATTAGCAGCTAAGTATGTTTTGATGAGTATGTTTATAGATACAAATTTTCCATTTTGAACTGTGATGATAGAACAAAAAATGCAGAACTGTGCTGCAAGTTGCTCTTCAATGAAGGCAAGTCTACACTTAACTAATTAATAATTAGCTTTACACAAAAAGGCATTTAACTAACATACACCTGTAGAAATAGAGTGGAGGTTTCTAGAACAACATTACCTTcttccaaggtgcatggagaaggaaaaaaatctgAAGAAAGTAAGTAAGTTTAGATTTTAGGCTGTATTCTTCTGGTTCATGGACCAAATATGGTGTCACCTAGTAgggattttagaccctttttaggggtgctcaagtgcccctaaatttgatctcagcccttaagttattattattattattgtatacaTGTACCCAACCCATTTTGGTGGATTAGCCATTGGCTGATGCATATCTGATtgcacatcattattttttgtttttattttataaacgCTACTTGTAATGATAGCCCTGATAAAGGCCACAAAACACATTAGTCTGTTTATAAAGTTATCCTTTACTACAAGTATAGAAGCTGGATTCTTTTacacacttttctcttttttattttgttgggtCAAACTGTAATCTTCATCAAGACCGATCATGTTTCAGAAACTGCAATGGTCacattttcatcacaaaacaaaagacacataCCACAGGCTTATGCTTGAGCTTTAATTAAGAAATTTCAATGAAAAACAAGCGAAAATTTGCTTCAAAACCTTGTCATGTATACATTTTGACTTTTACATATAGATTATATGACGTATGtaactttacatttattgtaTGCATTAATTCTGATATTGTGTCAGAGCATTAATCTTCCATCCTATCTTCATTTTAACAGGTTGTCCATCCAAGCTGCATATGTTGTGtctga
This genomic interval from Scomber japonicus isolate fScoJap1 chromosome 17, fScoJap1.pri, whole genome shotgun sequence contains the following:
- the LOC128377529 gene encoding meprin A subunit alpha-like, whose protein sequence is MIMQSLLLLFGLVALATSHAIPVTREVHEVYKNGEDENPILNRGLDQDDLFEGDILIPKGRNALVDKTYRWKFPIPYILGDDLDLNAKGCVHQAFEMYRLKSCIDFKPYEGEKTYIKFEKRGGCFSSVGDQQDGQILSLGNGCDHKAVIEHELLHALGFYHEQSRTDRDDYVDIMLDEVTPGMEHNFNKYNDDFITDQNTAYDYESVMHYRPFSFNKDPSRPTIRTKIPEFYNIIGQYLDFSKMDTFRLNRMYNCSGPLTLLDQCAFEYASICGMIQASSDDADWVHTESSVGSEDHTLLGRCRDAGYFMHFNTRNGTAEQAALLESRTLYPKRNLQCLQFFYKMTGSTKDRLVIWVKMDDGTGNVRKMKKMHTFYGDDDHTWKIAHVPMEVGVKFRYSFQAVRGDPTASTGGIYIDDISLTETRCPNAVWRIQNFSKIMETTTQGAGIDSPIFYSPEGYAYGVRVIPITEYSDYTGRYTGLYFFLASGDNDAVMQWPALNRQATMVVMDQDPDIKLRMSTARSLTTNEMKDTNGRFHWDNPAKVGQWDASCNCYKGPTWGWRNFVKHFDLNRRNYLKNDDLIIFVDFEDISSLIKTEVPIVPHA